From Toxorhynchites rutilus septentrionalis strain SRP chromosome 2, ASM2978413v1, whole genome shotgun sequence, a single genomic window includes:
- the LOC129767953 gene encoding sodium-dependent nutrient amino acid transporter 1 isoform X2: protein MQGHENNGFVSDGPSIPGQFRWSTVIDYGATDDVPGIRDRKHSKSGDSVVTQTVTSSSTSSLENTPGRDQWGKGIEFLMSCIAMSVGLGNVWRFPFIALENGGGAFVIPYIIVLLLVGKPVYYLEMIIGQFSSRGSVKVYDCAPIMRGVGFGQLFSIISLITYYSSLMALIASYMFDSFASPLPWAHCRPEWGSSCVDAAARQLSGSSDNVTVTKITSSEMYFKRVVLKEIATIDDGIGLPDWQLTLYLCLSWSFVLLVLIRGVKSAGKASYFLALFPYVVITILLIRACTLPGALNGIIYFLKPQWDKILEPKVWYAAVTQCFFSLSICFGNIIMYSSYNKFRHNVARDATIVTTIDTFTSLLAGCTIFGILGHLAELVGSDDVGTVVKSGAGLAFISYPEAIAKFDVVPQVFSVLFFLMLFVLGIGSNVAMTSCVMTVIRDQFPRVKNWQAATAIAICGVGLGSIYVTPGGQYILTLVDHFGASFIALVLAIAELVALGWIYGVDRLCKDVEFMLGFRPNLYWRLCWRWITPVLMFAILMYNLATLEPLTYQGYVYPSIAYVFGWCIAAFGLLQLPIWAIRAVVKQDGSSLSEKIAKAFRPTPSWGPIDPSLHQEYKKFINQD from the exons ATGCAAGGACACGAGAATAACGGCTTCGTGAGCGATGGGCCCTCCATACCTGGGCAGTTCCGATGGAGCACAGTGATCGATTATGGCGCAACGGATGACGTTCCCGGAATCCGAGATCGGAAGCATTCGAAAAGCGGAGATTCG GTTGTCACCCAAACAGTAACCAGCAGTTCCACCTCCTCGCTGGAAAACACCCCCGGACGAGACCAATGGGGCAAAGGAATTGAGTTCCTGATGTCCTGCATCGCCATGTCAGTTGGCCTGGGGAATGTGTGGCGTTTCCCATTCATCGCGCTGGAAAATGGAGGCGGCGCCTTTGTGATACCATACATCATCGTTCTTCTGCTGGTTGGTAAACCGGTGTACTATCTCGAGATGATCATCGGACAGTTCTCCAGTCGGGGAAGCGTCAAAGTGTACGATTGTGCCCCTATCATGAGAG gtGTCGGTTTCGGACAGCTCTTCTCAATAATCTCACTGATCACCTACTACTCCTCGTTGATGGCACTAATTGCGAGCTATATGTTCGACTCGTTCGCGAGTCCGCTACCCTGGGCTCACTGTAGACCGGAGTGGGGCTCGAGCTGTGTGGATGCGGCCGCTCGGCAGCTGAGCGGTTCCAGCGACAACGTCACGGTAACCAAAATAACCAGTTCGGAAATGTATTTTAA ACGAGTAGTTCTCAAAGAAATCGCCACCATCGACGATGGGATCGGACTTCCGGACTGGCAGCTGACACTATACCTTTGCCTATCGTGGTCCTTTGTGCTGCTTGTTCTCATCAGAG GTGTCAAAAGCGCCGGTAAGGCCTCCTACTTCCTGGCACTCTTTCCCTACGTGGTGATCACGATTCTGCTCATCCGAGCCTGCACCCTTCCGGGTGCTCTGAATGGAATCATCTATTTCCTCAAGCCCCAGTGGGACAAGATCCTGGAACCGAAGGTTTGGTACGCTGCAGTGACCCAATGTTTCTTCTCGCTGTCGATCTGCTTCGGTAACATCATCATGTACTCGTCGTATAACAAGTTCCGACACAACGTTGCCCGGGATGCGACGATCGTGACGACGATCGACACCTTCACATCGCTGCTAGCGGGATGCACCATTTTCGGTATCCTTGGACACTTGGCCGAGCTGGTTGGAAGTGACGATGTCGGGACGGTGGTGAAGTCCGGTGCCGGGTTGGCGTTCATATCCTACCCGGAAGCGATCGCCAAGTTTGACGTTGTGCCACAGGTATTCTCTGTACTTTTCTTCCTGATGCTGTTTGTGTTGGGCATTGGAAGCAACGTGGCAATGACTTCGTGCGTTATGACCGTCATTCGGGATCAGTTTCCAAGAGTGAAGAACTGGCAGGCAGCCACTGCCATTGCTATCTGCGGTGTTGGCTTGGGAAGCATCTACGTGACGCCG GGAGGCCAATACATTCTCACGCTAGTGGATCACTTTGGTGCGTCGTTCATTGCATTGGTTCTCGCCATCGCCGAATTGGTTGCCCTCGGTTGGATATACGGTGTCGATCGTCTTTGCAAGGATGTGGAATTCATGCTCGGTTTCCGACCTAACCTGTACTGGCGACTGTGCTGGCGGTGGATCACCCCGGTGCTGATGTTTGCCATCCTGATGTATAATCTGGCGACGTTGGAGCCGTTAACCTATCAGGGCTATGTGTACCCATCGATCGCCTATG TTTTCGGATGGTGTATTGCGGCATTTGGGTTGTTACAGCTGCCGATATGGGCGATTCGGGCAGTAGTCAAGCAAGACGGAAGCAGTTTATCCGAG AAAATTGCCAAAGCTTTTCGGCCAACGCCATCCTGGGGACCGATCGATCCAAGTCTCCACCAAGAGTACAAAAAATTCATCAACCAAGACTGA
- the LOC129767953 gene encoding sodium-dependent nutrient amino acid transporter 1 isoform X1, protein MQGHENNGFVSDGPSIPGQFRWSTVIDYGATDDVPGIRDRKHSKSGDSVVTQTVTSSSTSSLENTPGRDQWGKGIEFLMSCIAMSVGLGNVWRFPFIALENGGGAFVIPYIIVLLLVGKPVYYLEMIIGQFSSRGSVKVYDCAPIMRGVGYGQVISIAIVATYYSSLMATTLKFLFDSFQSVLPWATCDESWAASCIPAGGVDSLTNTTFSPNTTHVKPSSSAELYYKRVVLKEIATIDDGIGLPDWQLTLYLCLSWSFVLLVLIRGVKSAGKASYFLALFPYVVITILLIRACTLPGALNGIIYFLKPQWDKILEPKVWYAAVTQCFFSLSICFGNIIMYSSYNKFRHNVARDATIVTTIDTFTSLLAGCTIFGILGHLAELVGSDDVGTVVKSGAGLAFISYPEAIAKFDVVPQVFSVLFFLMLFVLGIGSNVAMTSCVMTVIRDQFPRVKNWQAATAIAICGVGLGSIYVTPGGQYILTLVDHFGASFIALVLAIAELVALGWIYGVDRLCKDVEFMLGFRPNLYWRLCWRWITPVLMFAILMYNLATLEPLTYQGYVYPSIAYVFGWCIAAFGLLQLPIWAIRAVVKQDGSSLSEKIAKAFRPTPSWGPIDPSLHQEYKKFINQD, encoded by the exons ATGCAAGGACACGAGAATAACGGCTTCGTGAGCGATGGGCCCTCCATACCTGGGCAGTTCCGATGGAGCACAGTGATCGATTATGGCGCAACGGATGACGTTCCCGGAATCCGAGATCGGAAGCATTCGAAAAGCGGAGATTCG GTTGTCACCCAAACAGTAACCAGCAGTTCCACCTCCTCGCTGGAAAACACCCCCGGACGAGACCAATGGGGCAAAGGAATTGAGTTCCTGATGTCCTGCATCGCCATGTCAGTTGGCCTGGGGAATGTGTGGCGTTTCCCATTCATCGCGCTGGAAAATGGAGGCGGCGCCTTTGTGATACCATACATCATCGTTCTTCTGCTGGTTGGTAAACCGGTGTACTATCTCGAGATGATCATCGGACAGTTCTCCAGTCGGGGAAGCGTCAAAGTGTACGATTGTGCCCCTATCATGAGAG GCGTCGGATATGGGCAGGTCATCTCGATAGCGATTGTCGCGACCTACTACTCGTCCCTGATGGCGACCACTTTGAAGTTTCTCTTTGACTCCTTCCAAAGTGTTCTCCCGTGGGCAACGTGCGACGAAAGCTGGGCAGCATCCTGTATCCCAGCAGGGGGTGTTGACAGTCTCACGAACACCACCTTCTCCCCAAATACCACTCATGTCAAACCAAGTTCCTCAGCCGAGTTGTATTATAA ACGAGTAGTTCTCAAAGAAATCGCCACCATCGACGATGGGATCGGACTTCCGGACTGGCAGCTGACACTATACCTTTGCCTATCGTGGTCCTTTGTGCTGCTTGTTCTCATCAGAG GTGTCAAAAGCGCCGGTAAGGCCTCCTACTTCCTGGCACTCTTTCCCTACGTGGTGATCACGATTCTGCTCATCCGAGCCTGCACCCTTCCGGGTGCTCTGAATGGAATCATCTATTTCCTCAAGCCCCAGTGGGACAAGATCCTGGAACCGAAGGTTTGGTACGCTGCAGTGACCCAATGTTTCTTCTCGCTGTCGATCTGCTTCGGTAACATCATCATGTACTCGTCGTATAACAAGTTCCGACACAACGTTGCCCGGGATGCGACGATCGTGACGACGATCGACACCTTCACATCGCTGCTAGCGGGATGCACCATTTTCGGTATCCTTGGACACTTGGCCGAGCTGGTTGGAAGTGACGATGTCGGGACGGTGGTGAAGTCCGGTGCCGGGTTGGCGTTCATATCCTACCCGGAAGCGATCGCCAAGTTTGACGTTGTGCCACAGGTATTCTCTGTACTTTTCTTCCTGATGCTGTTTGTGTTGGGCATTGGAAGCAACGTGGCAATGACTTCGTGCGTTATGACCGTCATTCGGGATCAGTTTCCAAGAGTGAAGAACTGGCAGGCAGCCACTGCCATTGCTATCTGCGGTGTTGGCTTGGGAAGCATCTACGTGACGCCG GGAGGCCAATACATTCTCACGCTAGTGGATCACTTTGGTGCGTCGTTCATTGCATTGGTTCTCGCCATCGCCGAATTGGTTGCCCTCGGTTGGATATACGGTGTCGATCGTCTTTGCAAGGATGTGGAATTCATGCTCGGTTTCCGACCTAACCTGTACTGGCGACTGTGCTGGCGGTGGATCACCCCGGTGCTGATGTTTGCCATCCTGATGTATAATCTGGCGACGTTGGAGCCGTTAACCTATCAGGGCTATGTGTACCCATCGATCGCCTATG TTTTCGGATGGTGTATTGCGGCATTTGGGTTGTTACAGCTGCCGATATGGGCGATTCGGGCAGTAGTCAAGCAAGACGGAAGCAGTTTATCCGAG AAAATTGCCAAAGCTTTTCGGCCAACGCCATCCTGGGGACCGATCGATCCAAGTCTCCACCAAGAGTACAAAAAATTCATCAACCAAGACTGA
- the LOC129767953 gene encoding sodium-dependent nutrient amino acid transporter 1 isoform X3, producing MQGHENNGFVSDGPSIPGQFRWSTVIDYGATDDVPGIRDRKHSKSGDSVVTQTVTSSSTSSLENTPGRDQWGKGIEFLMSCIAMSVGLGNVWRFPFIALENGGGAFVIPYIIVLLLVGKPVYYLEMIIGQFSSRGSVKVYDCAPIMRDTNYGPQSNRRVVLKEIATIDDGIGLPDWQLTLYLCLSWSFVLLVLIRGVKSAGKASYFLALFPYVVITILLIRACTLPGALNGIIYFLKPQWDKILEPKVWYAAVTQCFFSLSICFGNIIMYSSYNKFRHNVARDATIVTTIDTFTSLLAGCTIFGILGHLAELVGSDDVGTVVKSGAGLAFISYPEAIAKFDVVPQVFSVLFFLMLFVLGIGSNVAMTSCVMTVIRDQFPRVKNWQAATAIAICGVGLGSIYVTPGGQYILTLVDHFGASFIALVLAIAELVALGWIYGVDRLCKDVEFMLGFRPNLYWRLCWRWITPVLMFAILMYNLATLEPLTYQGYVYPSIAYVFGWCIAAFGLLQLPIWAIRAVVKQDGSSLSEKIAKAFRPTPSWGPIDPSLHQEYKKFINQD from the exons ATGCAAGGACACGAGAATAACGGCTTCGTGAGCGATGGGCCCTCCATACCTGGGCAGTTCCGATGGAGCACAGTGATCGATTATGGCGCAACGGATGACGTTCCCGGAATCCGAGATCGGAAGCATTCGAAAAGCGGAGATTCG GTTGTCACCCAAACAGTAACCAGCAGTTCCACCTCCTCGCTGGAAAACACCCCCGGACGAGACCAATGGGGCAAAGGAATTGAGTTCCTGATGTCCTGCATCGCCATGTCAGTTGGCCTGGGGAATGTGTGGCGTTTCCCATTCATCGCGCTGGAAAATGGAGGCGGCGCCTTTGTGATACCATACATCATCGTTCTTCTGCTGGTTGGTAAACCGGTGTACTATCTCGAGATGATCATCGGACAGTTCTCCAGTCGGGGAAGCGTCAAAGTGTACGATTGTGCCCCTATCATGAGAG ACACTAATTACGGTCCGCAATCCAACAGACGAGTAGTTCTCAAAGAAATCGCCACCATCGACGATGGGATCGGACTTCCGGACTGGCAGCTGACACTATACCTTTGCCTATCGTGGTCCTTTGTGCTGCTTGTTCTCATCAGAG GTGTCAAAAGCGCCGGTAAGGCCTCCTACTTCCTGGCACTCTTTCCCTACGTGGTGATCACGATTCTGCTCATCCGAGCCTGCACCCTTCCGGGTGCTCTGAATGGAATCATCTATTTCCTCAAGCCCCAGTGGGACAAGATCCTGGAACCGAAGGTTTGGTACGCTGCAGTGACCCAATGTTTCTTCTCGCTGTCGATCTGCTTCGGTAACATCATCATGTACTCGTCGTATAACAAGTTCCGACACAACGTTGCCCGGGATGCGACGATCGTGACGACGATCGACACCTTCACATCGCTGCTAGCGGGATGCACCATTTTCGGTATCCTTGGACACTTGGCCGAGCTGGTTGGAAGTGACGATGTCGGGACGGTGGTGAAGTCCGGTGCCGGGTTGGCGTTCATATCCTACCCGGAAGCGATCGCCAAGTTTGACGTTGTGCCACAGGTATTCTCTGTACTTTTCTTCCTGATGCTGTTTGTGTTGGGCATTGGAAGCAACGTGGCAATGACTTCGTGCGTTATGACCGTCATTCGGGATCAGTTTCCAAGAGTGAAGAACTGGCAGGCAGCCACTGCCATTGCTATCTGCGGTGTTGGCTTGGGAAGCATCTACGTGACGCCG GGAGGCCAATACATTCTCACGCTAGTGGATCACTTTGGTGCGTCGTTCATTGCATTGGTTCTCGCCATCGCCGAATTGGTTGCCCTCGGTTGGATATACGGTGTCGATCGTCTTTGCAAGGATGTGGAATTCATGCTCGGTTTCCGACCTAACCTGTACTGGCGACTGTGCTGGCGGTGGATCACCCCGGTGCTGATGTTTGCCATCCTGATGTATAATCTGGCGACGTTGGAGCCGTTAACCTATCAGGGCTATGTGTACCCATCGATCGCCTATG TTTTCGGATGGTGTATTGCGGCATTTGGGTTGTTACAGCTGCCGATATGGGCGATTCGGGCAGTAGTCAAGCAAGACGGAAGCAGTTTATCCGAG AAAATTGCCAAAGCTTTTCGGCCAACGCCATCCTGGGGACCGATCGATCCAAGTCTCCACCAAGAGTACAAAAAATTCATCAACCAAGACTGA